In Oryza glaberrima chromosome 8, OglaRS2, whole genome shotgun sequence, the following are encoded in one genomic region:
- the LOC127782987 gene encoding uncharacterized protein LOC127782987 produces MATSGFAYSSPPKRQRVAAEAPPPPPPPATTGTRTDMLMALPSDILNDRILVLLPFDKLVRTSCLSRAWRRRWESVANLRIEFPASVSSSRALWRCAAPIRGFRARVATRNVYRAARWLRAMARKGVQDLSLKFSFDDLPRLPGPALFSCAELVSLRLEKCDMPAAPPGFPGFPNLERLYLVGVTLPYARAGTQLEYLILASENLAVLELSNLGTMDGAVVVDPWAIRAPNLRELSVTMPMGVDFGCRITEALPKLEDAYISFDCVFGTQEFLDAFQNISTVNKLCFMFSINMLEGITCKFENLREASLNIDFGQLSSVLSIDSLLKFAPHIEHLEIQTLDTELDKEKIDEDSLNSEISSDLFASLKHVSLTGAKHRENQMCFMKFLLSKAGSLETFAVTFMFDDDGKSEWFENKCRELIECQKASPQLLLTAKVTQDGS; encoded by the exons ATGGCGACCTCGGGCTTCGCCTACTCGTCGCCACCCAAGCGCCAGCGAGTAGCGGCCgaggcgccgcctccgccgccgccgccggcgacgacggggacGCGCACGGACATGCTGATGGCGCTCCCGTCGGACATCCTCAACGACCGCATCCTCGTGCTGCTCCCCTTCGACAAGCTGGTCCGCACCTCCTGCCTCTCCCGCgcgtggcgccgccggtgggAGTCCGTCGCCAACCTCCGCATCGAGTTCCCCGCCTcggtctcctcctcccgcgccctGTGGCGGTGCGCGGCGCCCATCCGCGGCTTCCGCGCCCGCGTCGCCACGCGCAACGTCTACCGCGCCGCCCGCTGGCTCCGCGCCATGGCGCGGAAGGGCGTCCAGGATCTCAGCCTGAAGTTCTCGTTTGACGATCTGCCGCGCCTTCCCGGACCCGCCCTCTTCTCCTGCGCCGAACTCGTCAGCCTCCGCCTCGAGAAATGCGacatgccggcggcgccgccgggcttTCCGGGCTTCCCCAACCTTGAGCGCCTCTACCTCGTGGGTGTCACCCTCCCGTACGCCCGTGCCGGCACGCAGCTCGAATACCTCATCCTCGCGTCAGAGAACCTCGCCGTGCTCGAGTTGTCAAACCTGGGTACCATGGATGGCGCGGTCGTGGTGGACCCGTGGGCCATCAGAGCGCCCAACCTCCGGGAGCTCAGTGTCACCATGCCGATGGGTGTCGACTTCGGCTGCCGAATCACAGAGGCGCTCCCCAAGCTCGAGGATGCGTACATCTCATTCGATTGCGTCTTCGGAACCCAAGAATTCCTTGACGCTTTCCAAAATATTTCTACTGTCAATAAGCTCTGTTTCATG TTCAGCATTAATATGCTGGAGGGAATTACATGCAAGTTTGAGAATCTGAGGGAAGCCAGCCTGAACATAGATTTTGGCCAACTCTCAAGTGTTCTATCAATAGATTCTTTACTGAAGTTTGCTCCGCATATTGAGCACCTTGAAATTCAG ACTCTTGATACAGAATTGGATAAAGAAAAGATTGATGAAGACTCCCTAAATTCAGAGATAAGCAGTGACTTGTTTGCAAGCCTCAAACATGTGTCCCTGACTGGTGCCAAGCACCGCGAAAATCAAATGTGCTTTATGAAGTTTTTACTGTCCAAAGCAGGCTCTCTTGAAACATTTGCTGTCACTTTTATGTTTGATGATGATGGAAAGAGCGaatggtttgaaaataaatgCAGAGAGTTAATCGAGTGCCAAAAGGCTTCACCCCAACTTTTGTTGACAGCAAAAGTGACACAAGACGGATCGTAA